A genomic segment from Nodularia sphaerocarpa UHCC 0038 encodes:
- a CDS encoding ABC-F family ATP-binding cassette domain-containing protein: MLRLEHISKIYPTGEVLKDINWEVKPGERIGLVGVNGAGKSTQLKIITGEIEPTAGEIIRPTSLHIAYLNQEFEVDPGRTVREEFWIVFEEANQVQMSLAQVQRDMETATPEELDKLIDKLDRLQRQFEALDGYNLDARIGKILPEMGFDSEDGDRLVSAFSGGWQMRMSLGKILLQKPDLLLLDEPTNHLDLETIEWLENYLKNLNTPMVIVSHDREFLDRLCTNIVETERGVSTSYLGNYSAYLEQKAENQLAQLSAYERQQKELEKQQTFVDRFRASATRSTQAKSREKQLEKIERIDAPVAGMKTLHFRFPPAPRSGREVVEIKDLTHVYDDKILFLASNLLIERGDRIAFLGPNGAGKSTLLRVIMGLEPPTEGIVKLGDHNVLPGYFEQNQAEALDLKKTVMETIHDEVPDWTNEEVRRLLGRFLFTGETAFKPVGALSGGEKARLALAKMLLRPANLLILDEPTNHLDIPAKEMLEESLQNYDGTAIVVSHDRYFISQVANKIVEIRDGEFRVYLGDYHYYLDKIAEEKEQAKLAAIAAEKAAKKAAKATKSSGKGK; the protein is encoded by the coding sequence ATGCTGCGACTAGAACATATCAGTAAAATTTATCCCACAGGCGAGGTTCTCAAAGATATCAACTGGGAAGTCAAACCAGGGGAGCGCATTGGCTTAGTCGGTGTCAACGGTGCGGGAAAATCCACCCAGCTAAAAATTATCACTGGGGAAATTGAACCCACCGCCGGCGAAATCATTCGTCCCACCAGTTTGCACATAGCCTACCTCAACCAAGAGTTTGAAGTAGATCCCGGCCGCACAGTTAGAGAAGAATTTTGGATCGTCTTTGAAGAAGCCAACCAAGTACAAATGTCGCTGGCGCAAGTACAGCGCGATATGGAAACGGCTACCCCAGAAGAACTGGATAAACTGATTGATAAACTAGATCGCTTACAGCGTCAGTTTGAGGCCCTTGATGGCTATAACTTAGATGCACGCATCGGGAAAATCTTACCAGAAATGGGGTTTGATTCCGAAGATGGCGATCGCCTCGTCAGTGCTTTCTCCGGTGGTTGGCAAATGCGGATGAGTTTAGGTAAAATTCTTCTGCAAAAACCCGACTTATTACTACTGGACGAACCGACAAACCATTTAGACTTAGAAACCATTGAGTGGCTAGAGAATTACCTCAAAAATCTCAATACTCCAATGGTGATAGTTTCCCATGACCGGGAATTCCTTGACCGCCTCTGCACCAACATTGTGGAAACTGAACGTGGTGTTTCTACGAGCTATCTGGGTAACTATTCAGCATACTTAGAACAAAAAGCTGAAAATCAACTAGCCCAACTCAGCGCCTACGAACGCCAGCAGAAAGAACTAGAGAAACAGCAAACATTTGTTGACCGATTTCGCGCTAGTGCGACTCGCAGCACCCAGGCGAAAAGCCGGGAAAAACAACTAGAAAAAATCGAGCGCATTGACGCACCTGTGGCGGGGATGAAAACCCTGCACTTCCGCTTTCCGCCTGCACCCCGTAGTGGACGGGAAGTAGTAGAGATTAAAGATTTAACTCATGTCTATGATGATAAAATCTTATTCTTGGCAAGCAATCTCTTAATTGAAAGAGGCGATCGCATTGCCTTTCTCGGCCCCAACGGTGCGGGTAAATCTACGCTTTTACGCGTGATTATGGGTCTAGAACCACCCACAGAAGGCATTGTCAAATTAGGCGATCATAATGTGCTTCCCGGCTACTTTGAGCAAAATCAAGCCGAAGCCTTGGACTTAAAGAAAACAGTCATGGAAACCATCCATGATGAAGTCCCCGACTGGACAAACGAAGAAGTCCGTAGGCTTTTGGGACGATTTTTGTTCACAGGTGAGACAGCATTTAAGCCAGTAGGTGCATTAAGTGGAGGCGAAAAAGCGCGTTTAGCATTAGCGAAAATGCTGCTACGTCCAGCCAATCTGCTGATTTTAGATGAGCCGACAAACCACTTAGATATTCCAGCTAAAGAAATGTTGGAAGAATCGTTACAGAACTATGATGGCACTGCTATTGTAGTTTCCCACGACCGTTATTTTATCTCCCAAGTAGCTAACAAAATCGTCGAAATCCGCGACGGTGAATTTCGTGTCTATCTAGGAGACTATCATTATTACCTGGATAAAATTGCTGAAGAAAAGGAACAAGCTAAATTAGCTGCAATAGCCGCCGAAAAAGCCGCTAAAAAAGCTGCTAAAGCTACCAAATCTTCTGGAAAAGGCAAATGA
- the secG gene encoding preprotein translocase subunit SecG, protein MTATTIVQIVWALSALGVIILVLLHSPKGDGIAIGGQTQLFSSTKSAEDTLNRVTWALTVMFMGLTVVLSAGWLPK, encoded by the coding sequence ATGACAGCTACGACTATTGTGCAAATTGTTTGGGCGCTTTCGGCTTTAGGTGTAATTATTTTAGTGCTGCTACATAGCCCCAAAGGCGATGGAATTGCCATTGGCGGACAAACCCAATTATTCAGCAGCACCAAGAGTGCAGAAGACACCTTAAATCGAGTTACCTGGGCGCTGACAGTCATGTTTATGGGTTTAACAGTGGTTTTGAGTGCCGGTTGGCTACCTAAGTAA
- a CDS encoding glycosyltransferase family 4 protein, producing the protein MRIAWIGKKSPFCGNVTYSREVTNALHREHEVSFLHFAQEESEPDNWANFQEVSLPFIYKSQVYTIPSFKATKVLTDSLRQIQPDIVHASLSLSPLDFMLPEICEQLNLPLIATFHTAFAGKGAKFISGTQMLAYQLYAPCLGNYDRVIVFSQIQRELLASLGVKKQKIAVIPNGVDTDKFSPGDSKIKAEIKAEFKAERLFVYQGRIAPEKNVESLLRAWKQSHMRAGSKLLIVGDGPLKSSLEPFYGSESGIIWLGFVADEQRRIEILRGADVFILPSLVEGLSLSLLEAMSCGIACLATDVGADGEVLEQGAGVVLKTKTVRSQLRTLLPLFQDHPELTTLLGQKARQRVLDRYTLSKNITQLEELYKEVLSQWPVPLGRRA; encoded by the coding sequence ATGCGTATAGCCTGGATTGGAAAGAAATCACCCTTTTGTGGTAACGTCACCTACAGTCGAGAAGTTACAAATGCCTTGCACCGGGAACACGAAGTTAGTTTTCTCCACTTCGCCCAAGAAGAATCTGAACCAGACAATTGGGCAAATTTCCAAGAAGTTTCCCTACCCTTCATCTATAAATCCCAGGTTTACACAATTCCAAGTTTTAAAGCCACCAAGGTATTAACTGATTCACTACGGCAAATCCAGCCAGATATAGTCCATGCTTCTCTGAGTTTATCTCCCCTGGACTTTATGCTACCGGAAATCTGCGAGCAATTGAATTTGCCTCTGATTGCTACTTTTCACACAGCGTTTGCGGGGAAGGGAGCAAAATTTATATCCGGAACACAGATGTTAGCTTATCAACTGTACGCACCTTGTTTGGGGAACTACGACCGCGTAATTGTGTTTTCCCAAATTCAGCGCGAGTTATTAGCAAGTCTGGGTGTTAAGAAGCAGAAAATTGCCGTAATTCCCAATGGGGTTGATACTGACAAGTTTTCTCCGGGAGACTCTAAAATTAAGGCGGAAATCAAAGCGGAATTCAAAGCCGAACGTTTGTTTGTTTATCAAGGTCGCATAGCCCCAGAAAAAAATGTAGAATCTCTTCTCCGGGCTTGGAAGCAATCACACATGAGGGCTGGGAGTAAGTTGCTGATTGTGGGTGATGGTCCTTTGAAGTCTTCTTTGGAACCATTTTATGGTTCAGAGTCTGGCATTATTTGGTTGGGATTTGTGGCTGATGAACAGCGCCGGATCGAAATATTACGGGGTGCTGATGTATTTATTTTACCTTCGTTGGTAGAGGGTTTGTCTCTGTCTTTGTTAGAAGCAATGTCTTGTGGAATAGCTTGTTTAGCCACAGATGTGGGTGCAGATGGAGAAGTTTTAGAGCAAGGTGCGGGTGTAGTATTGAAGACTAAGACGGTGCGATCGCAATTAAGAACTCTTTTACCACTATTTCAAGACCATCCTGAGTTAACTACTTTACTGGGACAAAAAGCCAGACAGCGTGTATTAGACCGCTATACTCTCAGTAAAAATATTACTCAGTTAGAAGAATTATACAAAGAAGTTTTATCACAGTGGCCTGTACCTCTGGGTCGTAGGGCGTGA
- a CDS encoding helix-turn-helix domain-containing protein: MKIESREKLVEIIKLARGSISQRSFGKVLGVSATAVQLWEKGVNVPDTEYLAKIGARAGYTLEELLICLNGEPIPEASDLSLILRQIKHMPLSQVAQIVQAAAERLAAVAETCEDEPKAS, translated from the coding sequence GTGAAAATTGAAAGCAGAGAAAAACTTGTAGAAATCATCAAACTAGCTCGTGGTTCAATCAGTCAACGATCCTTTGGCAAGGTGTTGGGAGTTTCTGCTACTGCTGTTCAGTTGTGGGAAAAGGGTGTCAACGTGCCAGATACCGAATATTTGGCGAAAATTGGCGCAAGAGCAGGCTATACTCTAGAAGAGTTACTCATCTGCTTAAATGGTGAGCCAATACCAGAAGCTTCAGATTTAAGTTTGATTCTCAGACAAATTAAGCATATGCCTCTAAGTCAAGTGGCTCAGATTGTTCAAGCAGCCGCAGAGAGATTGGCCGCTGTGGCTGAAACTTGTGAGGATGAGCCGAAGGCTAGTTAA
- a CDS encoding peptidase: MGNKNQYPKPKTRQSLNIHRLLAVLALFMGAGLLVIFTNLSSSAVIQTTSISPSSHPLPPTLAQWQDHTNTGDYFSQVEKTQIGYLVWSQFPVKVYVEIPQAASNTQAQAWFSSVLETVQEWSAYLPLVVVEKADIADITILRKAPPLQFSRDGNFPRARSAQATYELDNSNNILSHRFTILLSPTQTGMFLKAASRHELGHALGIWGHSDLPTDALYFSQVRNPPPISPRDVNTLKRVYEQPTSLGWSVDIAHKKVGTFQRKSLQGF; encoded by the coding sequence ATGGGCAATAAAAATCAATACCCAAAACCTAAAACCCGCCAAAGTTTAAATATACACAGATTACTAGCAGTTCTAGCCTTATTCATGGGCGCAGGGCTGCTAGTTATTTTTACTAATCTTTCTTCTAGCGCTGTAATACAAACTACCTCTATCTCCCCATCTTCCCATCCCCTACCGCCCACACTGGCGCAATGGCAAGATCATACAAACACTGGTGATTACTTTTCCCAAGTGGAAAAAACACAGATAGGTTATTTAGTCTGGTCGCAATTTCCGGTTAAAGTATACGTAGAGATACCACAAGCAGCGAGTAATACCCAGGCTCAAGCATGGTTTAGCAGTGTCTTAGAGACTGTGCAAGAGTGGAGTGCTTATTTACCTTTGGTGGTAGTTGAAAAAGCAGATATTGCTGATATTACTATTTTGCGAAAAGCGCCCCCTCTACAATTTTCCCGTGATGGTAATTTTCCTCGTGCGCGTTCTGCACAAGCCACTTATGAGTTAGACAACAGCAATAATATTTTATCCCACCGCTTCACCATTTTATTGAGTCCTACGCAAACAGGTATGTTTCTAAAAGCAGCCTCCCGCCATGAACTCGGTCACGCTTTAGGAATTTGGGGACATAGTGATTTACCAACCGATGCTTTATATTTTTCCCAAGTCCGCAACCCACCGCCTATTTCTCCCAGAGATGTGAATACTCTGAAGCGGGTTTATGAACAGCCTACGAGTTTGGGATGGTCTGTAGACATCGCACACAAAAAAGTAGGGACATTCCAGAGAAAGTCCCTACAAGGGTTTTAA
- the gpmI gene encoding 2,3-bisphosphoglycerate-independent phosphoglycerate mutase, with protein sequence MISSGIIRILQKVKGNFTMTKAPVAPVVLVILDGWGYCEEKRGNAIVAAKTPIVESLWTAYPHTLISTSGKAVGLPEGQMGNSEVGHLNIGAGRVVPQELVRISDAVEDGSILKNPALVKICQKVRSGNGKLHLVGLCSEGGVHSHLTHLFGLLDLAKEQEISQVCIHAITDGRDTAPTEGIKAIQLLQDQIDEKGVGRIVTLSGRYYAMDRDHRWDRVQRAYDVMTQDTAVDGRQAVEILEASYAEGVKDEFINPVRIAPGAIEAGDGVIFFNFRPDRARQLTQAFVSPQFTGFERKQIQPLFFASFTQYDSELPVDVAFEPQNLSNILGEVIANHGLQQFRTAETEKYAHVTYFFNGGLEEPLPGEDRELVSSPMVATYDKAPTMSAEAVTDVAIAAIKKGVYTLVVINYANPDMVGHTGQIEATVTAIETVDSCLGRLLTSISKAGGTAMITADHGNAEYMLDEEGNPWTAHTTNPVPFILVEGETVKIPGHGTNVELRSDGKLADIAPTILEILQLPQPSEMTGRSLLTPAGYDVERTRTPVEAGM encoded by the coding sequence ATGATTAGCAGTGGTATCATTCGGATATTACAAAAAGTAAAGGGCAATTTTACTATGACCAAAGCACCTGTTGCGCCTGTGGTGCTAGTCATTTTAGACGGGTGGGGCTACTGCGAGGAGAAGCGAGGAAACGCAATTGTCGCTGCTAAAACTCCCATTGTGGAAAGCTTATGGACAGCTTACCCGCACACCCTCATCAGCACATCAGGAAAAGCCGTAGGGTTGCCAGAAGGTCAGATGGGCAACTCGGAAGTGGGTCATTTGAACATTGGCGCTGGGCGAGTAGTACCTCAAGAATTGGTACGCATCTCAGATGCCGTGGAAGATGGTTCTATCCTCAAAAACCCCGCACTTGTCAAAATTTGCCAGAAAGTTCGTTCTGGGAATGGCAAGCTGCATCTGGTGGGACTTTGTTCAGAGGGAGGGGTACACTCTCATCTCACCCATCTTTTCGGACTACTGGATTTAGCCAAGGAACAGGAAATTTCACAAGTGTGTATCCACGCCATTACCGATGGTCGTGATACTGCCCCCACTGAGGGTATAAAAGCAATCCAGCTATTGCAGGATCAGATAGATGAGAAAGGCGTTGGGCGCATAGTCACCTTAAGCGGTCGTTACTACGCGATGGATCGAGATCACCGTTGGGATCGGGTGCAACGTGCCTACGACGTGATGACACAAGATACTGCGGTTGATGGTCGTCAGGCTGTGGAAATCTTAGAAGCATCTTATGCTGAAGGTGTGAAGGATGAGTTTATCAATCCAGTCCGTATTGCCCCTGGCGCGATAGAAGCAGGGGACGGTGTGATATTCTTCAACTTCCGCCCAGACCGCGCTAGACAGTTGACTCAAGCTTTTGTCAGCCCCCAATTTACAGGCTTTGAAAGAAAGCAAATTCAGCCGTTGTTTTTTGCCAGTTTTACTCAATACGATTCAGAACTACCAGTAGATGTAGCCTTTGAACCGCAAAATTTGAGTAATATTTTAGGTGAAGTAATTGCTAATCATGGTTTGCAGCAGTTCCGCACGGCTGAGACGGAGAAATACGCCCATGTCACCTATTTCTTTAATGGGGGACTAGAGGAACCTTTACCTGGGGAAGATCGAGAACTCGTAAGTAGTCCAATGGTAGCAACTTACGACAAAGCCCCTACGATGTCAGCCGAAGCAGTTACAGATGTGGCGATCGCAGCAATCAAAAAGGGTGTGTATACTTTAGTAGTGATTAACTATGCTAACCCAGACATGGTAGGGCATACTGGTCAAATAGAAGCCACGGTGACAGCGATTGAAACTGTGGATAGTTGTTTGGGGAGATTACTCACCAGCATTAGCAAGGCCGGAGGTACAGCTATGATTACTGCTGACCACGGTAACGCCGAGTATATGCTAGATGAAGAAGGTAATCCCTGGACAGCTCACACGACTAATCCCGTCCCCTTTATTTTAGTGGAAGGAGAGACTGTCAAAATCCCTGGACATGGTACAAATGTGGAACTACGCAGCGATGGCAAGTTAGCCGACATTGCACCCACTATACTAGAGATTTTACAGCTGCCGCAACCGTCAGAAATGACAGGGCGATCGCTATTGACACCAGCCGGATATGACGTGGAACGCACTCGGACTCCCGTTGAAGCTGGTATGTAA
- a CDS encoding DNA methyltransferase, with translation MAAATPESLNKFVSFCHQHIKGQERKEAQTFLDRFFRAFGHEGALEAGASYEEAIKKSSKTGKTGFADLVWKPRVLIEMKKRGEDLSKHYSQAFDYWTRLVPDRPRYVLLCNFDEFWIFDFDIQLDTPVDKISLEQLPQRAGAFAFMEFGNKTPVFNNNQVEVTERAARRMGELLLELEKRGIEKLTAQRFILQCVLAMFAEDRQLLPRDMFISCVQDCMAGASSYDVLGGLFREMNLQGKTPAGRYQGVDYFNGGLFSQIQAIELTREELNFLDVSAKENWSKVRPAIFGNLFEGTVDKKERHAKGIHYTSEADIMKIVRPTISRYWEDRIDAAGSIKELSQLQLELQSYRVLDPACGSGNFLYIAYQELKRIESLLLEKLQERGKSKDKQMLMGWVTPLQFYGMDTNPFAVELARVTLMIARKIAIDNLQLTEPALPLDSLDKNIVCQDALFSEWPKANAIIGNPPFLGGKHIRIALGDEYIDKVFQRFPDVKDSIDFCAYWFRLAHEHIDEKGRVGLVATNSVSQGKSRVAALDYITQNHGYIHEAVSTQTWSGEAKVHVSIVNWCKDKPEEYYLDHQIVLQINSALKSSIDVSQALRLKANLNKCFQGVIPNGKGFIVTKEQVEEWIKADGKNQEVLKLFSMGANLAKNPHGKPERWIIDFDDKSIEDASDYNLPFTQVKQTIPLERQKNRNEKLKLNWWKYEGKRIEMRNAISSLSFYFTVPRVSKWAIFIPAPLNWLPGDKSVVIATDDFYILGILASNIHRTWMHAQKSTLKADIAYTHNTCFETFPFPQNRDAKLVQEIQAKAEELHQYRTEQMELKQWGITTLYNKFFNEPSSQLYKLHEQLDKLVMQAYNFKSNDDILEKLLTLNKELAEKEKQGETVIGPWTT, from the coding sequence ATGGCAGCAGCGACACCTGAAAGTCTGAATAAGTTTGTGAGTTTTTGTCACCAGCATATCAAGGGACAGGAAAGGAAGGAAGCGCAAACGTTTTTAGACCGCTTTTTTCGGGCTTTTGGGCATGAAGGGGCGCTGGAAGCTGGGGCGAGTTATGAGGAAGCGATAAAAAAGAGCAGCAAGACGGGTAAAACGGGTTTTGCTGATTTGGTCTGGAAACCCCGCGTTTTGATTGAGATGAAGAAGCGGGGGGAGGATTTGAGTAAGCATTATTCCCAGGCTTTTGACTATTGGACAAGGTTAGTACCAGACCGTCCGCGTTATGTTTTGCTGTGCAATTTTGATGAGTTTTGGATTTTTGACTTTGATATTCAGTTAGATACACCTGTAGATAAAATTTCCTTGGAGCAACTGCCACAAAGGGCGGGAGCATTTGCGTTTATGGAGTTTGGGAATAAAACTCCTGTTTTCAATAATAACCAGGTGGAGGTGACAGAACGGGCGGCGCGTCGCATGGGTGAGTTGTTGCTGGAACTGGAAAAGCGGGGAATTGAGAAGTTGACGGCGCAGCGCTTTATTTTGCAATGCGTGCTGGCTATGTTTGCTGAAGATAGGCAACTTTTACCCCGTGATATGTTTATTTCCTGTGTTCAGGATTGCATGGCTGGGGCGAGTTCTTATGATGTTTTGGGTGGTTTATTTCGGGAAATGAATCTGCAAGGAAAAACGCCAGCCGGACGTTATCAAGGTGTAGATTATTTCAATGGTGGGTTATTTTCTCAGATTCAAGCGATTGAGTTAACAAGGGAAGAATTAAATTTTTTGGATGTCTCAGCTAAGGAGAATTGGAGTAAGGTACGTCCGGCTATTTTTGGGAATTTATTTGAAGGAACGGTAGATAAAAAAGAGCGTCACGCCAAGGGTATTCATTACACTTCGGAAGCGGACATTATGAAAATTGTTCGTCCCACAATTAGCCGTTATTGGGAAGATAGAATTGATGCGGCTGGCTCAATTAAGGAACTCTCTCAACTACAATTAGAATTACAAAGTTATCGCGTACTTGACCCGGCTTGTGGTTCTGGTAATTTTCTCTATATAGCGTATCAGGAACTGAAAAGAATTGAAAGTTTGCTATTAGAGAAGTTACAAGAGCGTGGAAAATCAAAAGATAAGCAAATGCTGATGGGTTGGGTGACTCCTCTGCAATTTTATGGAATGGATACGAATCCCTTTGCGGTGGAATTGGCGCGGGTAACTTTGATGATTGCGCGGAAGATCGCAATTGATAATTTACAATTAACTGAGCCAGCGTTACCTTTGGATTCTTTGGATAAAAATATCGTTTGTCAGGATGCTTTATTTAGTGAATGGCCAAAGGCTAATGCTATTATTGGTAATCCGCCATTTTTAGGTGGTAAACATATTAGAATCGCTTTAGGTGATGAATATATAGATAAGGTTTTTCAACGCTTTCCTGATGTTAAAGATTCTATAGATTTTTGTGCTTATTGGTTTCGGTTAGCTCATGAACATATTGATGAAAAAGGTAGAGTAGGTTTAGTTGCGACAAATTCAGTGAGTCAAGGTAAAAGCAGAGTTGCGGCTTTAGATTATATTACTCAAAATCATGGTTATATTCATGAGGCTGTTTCTACACAAACTTGGTCGGGTGAAGCTAAGGTTCATGTAAGTATTGTGAATTGGTGTAAGGATAAACCGGAAGAATACTATTTAGATCATCAGATAGTTTTACAAATTAATTCTGCACTGAAATCGAGTATTGATGTTTCTCAGGCTCTGCGGTTAAAGGCTAATCTCAATAAATGTTTTCAGGGAGTAATTCCTAACGGAAAAGGATTTATTGTAACCAAAGAACAAGTAGAGGAATGGATAAAAGCCGATGGGAAAAATCAAGAGGTTTTAAAATTATTTTCAATGGGGGCGAATTTAGCTAAAAACCCTCATGGGAAACCAGAGAGATGGATTATTGATTTTGATGATAAAAGTATTGAAGATGCTAGTGATTATAACTTACCATTTACACAAGTTAAACAAACTATTCCATTAGAACGCCAAAAGAATCGCAATGAAAAATTGAAGCTCAACTGGTGGAAATACGAAGGTAAAAGAATAGAAATGAGGAATGCTATTTCATCTCTATCATTTTACTTCACAGTTCCCAGAGTTTCTAAATGGGCGATATTTATTCCAGCACCTTTAAATTGGCTACCTGGGGATAAATCAGTTGTGATAGCCACTGATGATTTCTATATCCTGGGCATTCTTGCATCTAACATCCATCGTACTTGGATGCACGCGCAAAAATCAACATTAAAAGCAGATATCGCCTATACTCACAATACTTGCTTTGAAACATTCCCCTTTCCCCAAAACCGCGACGCTAAATTAGTCCAAGAAATTCAAGCCAAAGCTGAAGAACTCCATCAATATCGTACTGAACAAATGGAGTTGAAACAGTGGGGAATCACAACACTATATAATAAATTCTTTAACGAACCCAGCAGCCAACTTTATAAACTACATGAACAGTTAGATAAATTAGTAATGCAAGCCTATAACTTTAAAAGCAACGATGATATTTTAGAAAAACTGCTGACGTTGAATAAAGAGTTAGCCGAGAAAGAAAAACAAGGTGAAACTGTCATTGGTCCTTGGACAACTTAA
- a CDS encoding orange carotenoid-binding protein encodes MALTIQSAQNIFSNTQVPSPIPATIALFDQLGVDDQLAYLWYAYTEMGKTITPAAPGAARLQLAESLLTQIKNMSPEEQTQVMRDLASRADAPISRSYGFFSVNTKLAFWYELGELMKQGVVAPIPSGYQMTPGVQVVLDATKKLDPGQQITVLRNTVVNMGFDTSDLGPSSYPKASEEPAFARTAPSISSVKIDGVTEPAVLSYIEAMNADDFDKAISLFTAEGALQPPFQKPIVGPEAIAKYMREEAQGLNMMPKQGICEDQPDGSKQLKITGVVQTPWFGVTVGMNIAWRFLINPEGKIFFVAIDMLASPEELLNLRRV; translated from the coding sequence ATGGCTTTAACTATTCAGTCCGCTCAGAATATCTTCTCTAATACTCAGGTTCCCAGCCCGATTCCCGCTACCATCGCCCTGTTCGATCAACTCGGTGTGGATGACCAACTGGCATATCTTTGGTACGCTTACACTGAAATGGGTAAGACAATTACTCCCGCAGCTCCTGGAGCCGCACGTCTGCAACTAGCAGAAAGTTTGCTGACCCAAATTAAGAATATGTCCCCTGAAGAGCAAACCCAAGTGATGCGGGATCTTGCTAGTCGTGCTGACGCTCCCATCAGCCGTTCTTATGGCTTTTTCAGTGTTAATACCAAGCTGGCTTTTTGGTACGAGTTGGGAGAATTGATGAAGCAGGGTGTGGTTGCTCCTATCCCCAGTGGTTATCAAATGACTCCTGGTGTACAAGTAGTGCTAGACGCTACCAAGAAACTTGATCCAGGTCAGCAAATTACAGTGCTGCGGAACACTGTAGTAAATATGGGATTTGATACCTCTGATTTGGGACCAAGTAGCTATCCTAAAGCCTCTGAGGAACCTGCATTTGCTCGTACTGCTCCATCTATCTCCTCAGTCAAAATTGATGGCGTTACAGAGCCTGCTGTACTGAGCTATATTGAAGCGATGAATGCTGACGACTTTGATAAAGCTATTAGTCTGTTTACTGCTGAAGGTGCGCTACAACCACCATTCCAAAAACCGATTGTCGGTCCTGAGGCGATCGCCAAATATATGCGCGAAGAAGCCCAAGGACTGAACATGATGCCAAAACAAGGTATCTGTGAAGATCAGCCTGATGGTTCTAAGCAACTGAAAATTACAGGTGTTGTCCAAACTCCTTGGTTCGGTGTGACTGTGGGAATGAATATTGCTTGGCGGTTCTTAATCAATCCCGAAGGCAAAATTTTCTTCGTAGCTATTGATATGCTGGCTTCTCCTGAAGAACTACTAAATCTGCGTCGGGTTTAA